The genomic interval GGGGCACGGCCGCCTTCCGTCGTCCGAGCGACCTGCCGTATGACGCGATCTAAGGGAACCGCGACTGCCGGCCGCACCAGAAATCTGCGCTCGGCTGTAAATTCGGGAGGGGGTTACGGGAATCCCTCCCATCGCTCCCCGGAGCGTCCGAGAGACCCCTTTGTCATGCTCAGCCTGTCTTATCGCCTCACCTCGACCCGTCGAATGGCGCACCTTCACCGGCTGGTGAGCCCGACCTCGACCTTGCTGAGCCTCAGCATGCTCCTCGCGGTTGCTGTGGCACCCGCACAGGCGAACCCGTCATTCGAAGGGCGCTACCAGGGGCGAGGCGAAGGTCGCCTCACCCTCAAAGTATCACCGCATGGCAAGGCAGGATCGACTGCCACATACTCGATCGATGCCTTCACTGGCATTCCCAACGCTTGTTCGGGCACCGTCTCGGGCGTTGCCGATCGGATCGATGCCAATACTTTAAGGCTCAGCCTGAAGGGAGAGGAGGCGGCCTGCGAGATCACCCTACGCTTCGGTGCAGACCGTAAGCGCGTGCGCATGGACGAGCAGGGCTGCGGCGATTTTCACGGGCCTGCCTGTGCCTTCGAAGGCGCGCTGACCCGCCGCTGACCGCAATCCATAGCGGTCCGCCGCCTCCGCGCGCTTGGACGGCGCGTGCCTCTCCTCTCTCCCCTCAAGGGACCACCTCCATGTTGCGCGCAATCCTGCCGCTCGGCCTGCTGCTGGCCGCCCACCCGGCCCGGGCCAACCCGTCGGTCGACGAGATCAAGTCCGGCGGCTGCCTCGAACTCAAGGTCGACGGAAAGCCAGCCTCCTGCAACCACGACTTCCGCCTTGTCGATGACGGCAAGGGTGAGATCGACTTCGTCATCGGCTATCGTGCGGCCCAGGCCAAGCCGGGGATGGTGGTCAACTTCGCGACCGCCCAGACGCCCGACATGGAGAATGCTTACGGCTACGCGCTCCGCGTAACGCACGTGACGCTGATGACCGTCGGCGCCCCCAACCAGCAACAGCATTGGCCGGCCAAGGGGCTGTGCTTCCTCGTCAAGCCGAACCCAGTAAGGGCCGGCGCCACACCGATCAAGCAGGACATCGTCGTGATGTGCTCGGCGGCTCTGGCCGACGCAGGTGCCCCCATGAAGCGGATCGACTGGAAGTTCGTGTTCTGACGGGAGCGAGCGCGATGAGCACGAGCACTCACGACAAGGATACCGCCCCTTCAGAGTCCAGCAACCCTCTCGGCGAAATGCCCCTACCGAGCGTCGGCATCTTCTGGGGCGTACCGGATGAAGGCCGCACGGTGTTGGTCACGAATCGCACGACCCTGGCACAGGCGGAAGTTTACGGCGATTGCCTCACCCACCCGCGCGGGCACCACGAGGTCTGGGAAGCTTGGCGCCGGCTCGGGGCGACGGCTCTGCGCCGCGGTGGTCTGCCACCGGCCATCGTGAGCTACGAGTACGAGGCGTTTCCGCGCGGGCGGGTGGTGTATATGCGCCGGCCGGCGCTGTTCACCCTCTACGCCGACCGGCGTTTGCAGCGGCCTGAGACGGTTGCCGAACTCGTCCGGCTGTTCGGCCTGACCGGGCAGACACACACGGTGTGCTCGGACGCGCACTACCGCACGCTCGCCTGACCCGGAGGACACGCAGCATGGGTGGCAGCTCAGCCGACATCGAGGCGCTGCTGGTCGATGTCACCAACCCGGACAACCCAATGCCGGGGATGCTGCCGGCAATCTTTCGCGACATCGTCGGACGGCTCGACGCGGCCGGCCGTGCGTGCCGCGATCGCGGCAGCCGGCGCGCGGCTCTTGTTCCTCCCGCCCTACTCGCCCGACTTCAACCCCATCGAGATGGCGTTCTCGAAGCTGAAGGCGCTCCTGCGCAAAGCGGCCGAGCGAACCGTCGAGGGATTGTGGTCGGCCATCGGACGCCTCGTCGACACCGTCACGCCAGACGAGTGCGCCAACTTCTTCGCCGCAGCAGGATACGAACCAGATTAAACCGAAAACGCTCTAGCTTACTGCACCAAAGGGAAGGCGCCGGTGGCGTCTGAAATGCGCCATGAGCGGACACCAGCACACCACCCGGCAGCAGACATTCAGTTTCAGATGAGCGACCGTCCGGTGTCGACCCGTTGCAGGCCCTCGGAATGTCCGCTCCAAGGATGCTGAGGTAGAGGGCAACGACCGGGTTGGGTGGGAAACAGTCTGGCTGCTTTCAGACGTGTCCGGTCCTCAAGCAGACATTGATCTTGCGGTTGTAGCCTGACGGCTGCTTCACGCCGCCTTCCGAGGGGATTGCTCTCTCATAAAAGCCAGGGCCTGCTCCGGCGTCATCGGCTTGCCGAAAAGGAAACCCTGAACCTCCGTGCATCCCGTTTGGGTCACGAGGGCGAGCTGATCCTCAGTCTCGACCCCCTCGGCGGTGATCGCGGTCCCCAGACGCTCGCCGATGCTGACCACGGCGCGGACGATGGCCTGCGCGTCGAGGTCGTCGATCTCGCGTACGAACGATCGGTCGATCTTGATCTTGTCGAACGGGAAGCGCCGCAGGTAACTCAGGCTGGAGTACCCCGTCCCGAAATCGTCCAGCGCGATACGCACGCCGATGGATCTCAGCCTGTGCAGGCAGGCGATGACCGCGTCGCCGTCCTGGATCATCAGGCTTTCCGTGATCTCCAGTTCGAGCCTGTCGGCCGCCAGACCGGAGACAGCAAGGGCGTTCGCGACAGCCGCTTCGAGGCCGGGCCGCTGGAACTGGACCGCCGAGACGTTGACGGCGATGCGCGCCTGGATCGGCCACGACGCGGCGAAGCGGCAGGCCTCCTCCAGGGCCCAGGCTCCGAGGGGAACCACCAGGCCGGTCTCCTCGGCGATTGGGATGAACTCGGCCGGCGAGACCATCCCGCGGGTCGGATGCGGCCAGCGCATCAGGGCCTCGAAGCCACGGATCTGCCCATCCGCCAGCCCGACGATAGGCTGGTAATTCAGCCGGAACTCCCCCTTTCGATGGGCCAGGTGCATATCGAACTCAAGCTTGTTCCGGTCCTCCAGCGCTTCGTCCATTCCCTTGGTGTAAACCTGGAAGCTGTTCCGTCCAGCGGCCTTGGCCCGGTAGAGGGCCAGGTCGGCGTGGCGATGCAGGAGGTCCACTTCCAGTCCATGCTCCGGTGCGTGCGCGATCCCAACGCTCGCGCCGATGGTCACGACCTGGCTGCCGAGATGAATAGGTTGGCCGATGGCGTCGATGACGGTCCGCGCGAAAGCTTGGGCGTCCTCAAGCCTGGTCCCCGGCAGAATGATCGCGAACTCGTCCCCGCCGAGGCGGGCGATAACGCCGTCATTCCCGATGGACTCCCTCAACCGGTCGGCGACGACCCGCAGAAGCCCATCCCCGGCATGGTGTCCGAGGGTGTCGTTGACCGTCTTGAAGCGGTCGAGATCCAGGCAAAGCAACGCGGCTGGAGCGTTTCCGATATCCGCGAGGCACTTTTCAAGGGTTGCATGGAAGATCGCACGATTGGGCAGGTCGGTGAGGTTGTCATGGCTCGCGACGTGGGCGATGCGCGCCTCGGAGACCTTTCGATCCGTGATGTCGATCTGGAGGCCGACGCAGCGAGCGGGCTCACCGGTCTCGTCGTCGAGCATGCGTCCGAAGGACTGCATCCATCGTGGCTCGGCCGGGACGGCAGGGTTGGCGATGCGGAACTCGCAGCTGTACGTCGACCGGTCCGCGATGGCTCGCTTGACCTCGTCCCAGACCCCGGGAAGATCGTCGGGATGGACTTGCGCCTTCCAATCGGCCAGCGGGATCTCCATAGCGTCCTGACCGACCGGAAGCGGAAGATTGTGCATGCGGGCGCTCATCGGCGAGAGCCGGACGACGTCGTCGCGCATGTCCCACTCCCAGATGCCCGCCTCGGCCGCCTCCTGGGCGAGACGCAGGAGGTCTCCGGTCGCCTTCAGCGCGTTCTGTGCCGCGATGATGTGGTCGATATCGAGCGCCGTACCGAGCCACTCGATCACCTCTCCGCTGCGCTGCAGGGGGATCATGACGATGCGGTGCCAGCGGTAATCCCCGTCATGGCGCCTGAGGCGACCTTCGAGCTCGAAAGCCTGCTTGCTTGAAACCGCGGCCTCCCAGGCGCTCGACATGCGCTCGACGTCGCCCGGATGGTTGCGGCTGTGAGTTCGCCCGCCCGACCTTTCGGTCTCGCCGTAGTAGGTACGGAAACTTGCGTTCCTGTAGGCGGTGACGCGTTTTTCGGGCGAGACGGTCCACACCATCTGCGGCAGGGCATCGGCAAGCGAGGCGTAGCGGGTATTTGCGTCGCGCAGGGCATCATCGGTATCCTCCAGCGTCGCCGCCACGCGACGATGCTCGCTCCGATCCTGGTAGACGCGCAGGTTCGCGGTCACGACCTCGGCCAAGTCGCGAAGTTGGTTGGCCTGCTCGGTCGAGAAGCGTCTTGGCTTGGTATCGATGATGCAGAGCGATCCGACCCGGATGCCGGACCTCAGGATCAGCGGTGCGCCGGCATAGAACCGGATGCGCGGCTCCCCCGTGACCAGGGGGTTCATCCCGAACCGCGCATCCTCCCCCGCATCCTCGACGACGAGAACCTCGTCGGCGAGGATGGTATGATTGCAGAACGCGACGTCACGGGACGTCCCGTCGTCGTTCAGCCCGCAGCGCGCCTTGAACCACTGCCGGTCCTCGTCGAGGAGGGAGACCAGTGCGATTGGCGTATCGAACAGGACCTGAGCCGTTCGGCAGATCGCGTCGAACTGTGTCTCGGGTGCGGTATCAAGGATGTTCAGGTCGCGCAGGGCGGCAAGGCGCTCGGTTTCGTTGGCGGGGCGCAACAAAGCGATGTCCCTCGGCGTGAACTCCAGGATCGGGCGATCCACCATC from Methylobacterium sp. AMS5 carries:
- a CDS encoding EAL domain-containing protein, with protein sequence MVDRPILEFTPRDIALLRPANETERLAALRDLNILDTAPETQFDAICRTAQVLFDTPIALVSLLDEDRQWFKARCGLNDDGTSRDVAFCNHTILADEVLVVEDAGEDARFGMNPLVTGEPRIRFYAGAPLILRSGIRVGSLCIIDTKPRRFSTEQANQLRDLAEVVTANLRVYQDRSEHRRVAATLEDTDDALRDANTRYASLADALPQMVWTVSPEKRVTAYRNASFRTYYGETERSGGRTHSRNHPGDVERMSSAWEAAVSSKQAFELEGRLRRHDGDYRWHRIVMIPLQRSGEVIEWLGTALDIDHIIAAQNALKATGDLLRLAQEAAEAGIWEWDMRDDVVRLSPMSARMHNLPLPVGQDAMEIPLADWKAQVHPDDLPGVWDEVKRAIADRSTYSCEFRIANPAVPAEPRWMQSFGRMLDDETGEPARCVGLQIDITDRKVSEARIAHVASHDNLTDLPNRAIFHATLEKCLADIGNAPAALLCLDLDRFKTVNDTLGHHAGDGLLRVVADRLRESIGNDGVIARLGGDEFAIILPGTRLEDAQAFARTVIDAIGQPIHLGSQVVTIGASVGIAHAPEHGLEVDLLHRHADLALYRAKAAGRNSFQVYTKGMDEALEDRNKLEFDMHLAHRKGEFRLNYQPIVGLADGQIRGFEALMRWPHPTRGMVSPAEFIPIAEETGLVVPLGAWALEEACRFAASWPIQARIAVNVSAVQFQRPGLEAAVANALAVSGLAADRLELEITESLMIQDGDAVIACLHRLRSIGVRIALDDFGTGYSSLSYLRRFPFDKIKIDRSFVREIDDLDAQAIVRAVVSIGERLGTAITAEGVETEDQLALVTQTGCTEVQGFLFGKPMTPEQALAFMREQSPRKAA